One Myxococcota bacterium DNA segment encodes these proteins:
- a CDS encoding peptidylprolyl isomerase: protein MTAPESKVGSAYGSPRALLWLAVGAVVGLLAAAVGLLRSGEVGAGLPGNAAASVNGEVIRLEELDRALAALDADRREPLGPEERQHVLDRLLDEELLVQRGIELGLVRHDRRVRGDIVAAVIELVVSQADDAEPTQAEVSAFYADNQAYFARTQRLWVRQVWVRGPALRSEAEASERAQQVVARLRAGESFEAVAEELGDPPVAPVPADLLPTTKLREYLGPTATRTAEALELGATSDPVRGASGYHVLQVVDRAPGFVPPLSEIGDDVRAELRRRSGDEALRRYLEDLRSRADVRIRAADS, encoded by the coding sequence TCGTGGGGTTGCTGGCCGCCGCCGTCGGGCTCCTGCGCTCGGGTGAGGTCGGCGCCGGCTTGCCCGGGAACGCGGCCGCGTCGGTGAACGGAGAGGTGATCCGGCTCGAGGAACTCGACCGGGCGCTGGCCGCCCTGGACGCGGACCGCCGGGAGCCATTGGGCCCGGAAGAGCGCCAGCACGTCCTCGACCGCCTGCTCGACGAGGAGCTCCTGGTGCAGCGGGGGATCGAACTCGGCCTGGTGCGTCACGACCGCCGGGTGCGTGGCGACATCGTCGCGGCCGTGATCGAGCTGGTGGTGTCCCAGGCCGACGACGCCGAGCCCACGCAGGCCGAGGTGTCCGCGTTCTACGCCGACAACCAGGCGTACTTCGCGCGCACCCAGCGCCTCTGGGTGCGCCAGGTGTGGGTGCGCGGCCCGGCCCTGCGCAGCGAGGCCGAGGCCTCCGAGCGGGCCCAGCAGGTGGTCGCGCGGCTGCGTGCGGGCGAGTCCTTCGAGGCCGTGGCCGAAGAACTCGGCGATCCGCCGGTGGCGCCGGTTCCCGCCGACCTGCTTCCAACGACGAAGCTGCGCGAGTACCTGGGACCCACCGCGACGCGGACCGCCGAGGCCCTCGAGCTGGGAGCGACGAGCGATCCCGTGCGCGGCGCGAGCGGCTACCACGTGTTGCAGGTGGTGGATCGTGCTCCGGGCTTCGTGCCTCCGCTCTCCGAGATCGGCGACGACGTGCGCGCGGAGCTGCGTCGACGCTCCGGTGACGAGGCATTGCGACGCTATCTCGAAGACCTGCGCTCTCGCGCCGACGTGCGGATTCGTGCCGCCGATTCCTGA